In Musa acuminata AAA Group cultivar baxijiao unplaced genomic scaffold, Cavendish_Baxijiao_AAA HiC_scaffold_585, whole genome shotgun sequence, the genomic stretch CTTCTGAAACATTTTTCAAATCCAAAAGTTCagtatctccccatgaattagtgAATCAGACAAGGTAAGGTTCTTTTGTGCAGAATAAGAAAGAAAGGGTCAATCTTTAAAAATTTCATTGTAAATTGAAATACTCATACAAATACAAATGTGGGAGAGATCAAGAAGATGCAGCAGGATCGTTTATCTGATTGGTTAGTCAACCATGATTTAGTTCATAGATCTTTGGGCTTTGATTGCCGAGGaatagaaactttacaaataaaAACCGAGGATTGGGATTCCATtgctgtcatttcatatgtatatGGTTACAATTATTTACGCTCCCAGTGTGCCTATGATGTAGCACCAGGCGGATTTTTAGCCAGTGTGTATCATCTTACGAGAATACAGTATGGTATAGCTAAACCAGAAGAGGTATGCATAAAAGTATTTGCCCCAAGGAATAATCCTAGAATCCCGTCTGTTTTCTGGATTTGGAGAAGTGCTGATTTTCAAGAACGCGAATCTTATGATATGTTGGGAATCTCTTATGATAATCATCCACGCCTTAAACGTATTTTGATGCCGGAAAGTTGGATAGGTTGGCCCCTACGTAAGGACTATATTACCCCCAATTTCTATGAAATACAAGATGCTCATTAAATGATAAGAAATTAATGTTTACTTAATACGACTATGACACGATTCCAGATTTCTTTCAAGTGAAGGAATATTTTTACGTTCCGTTCTAGATGAAAGAAAGTAACCGGACTTTAATTCGTATTATGGATAACCTAAAAAAAACTTCATTTATATTCCAAAATTTGGAATAGATCATATCCATTTCGTATGAGCAGAAACAATGGGATGAATCAAAAGAGTTCTGCACTATGAACTTTGTACCGCGCACATAACTTACTTAGATGTAGATGGACCTCGGAAAGTAACGTAAGCAAGAGTGAAGAAATGgaataaatgtcaaaaatatgaaatgaagaaatgaaaagggattggattttatttgtactgtgtctgaagtgcattctgtctattgctatcttttaactcctctcgacttttaagtttttttttacttttacttatttatttttattttgaatatagatgaagacttaatattctttttgaatgagagaaagcacagtatgaagaaacaagaaagaaaaaagagacgggAGCATAATCTCACTTTGTTCTTTACCATAACCatccatacatatattttttaccaatccccccaaggggaggtatatatatatatacatctagatgagtaaatatgtaaccaatccccccaaggggaggtatatatatatatatatatatctagatgagtaaatatgtaatagatgagtaaatatatgtaatagatgagtaaatatgtaacatctagatgagtaaatacgtatcatgctCTAGACTATTAACGCCCGATCTATCTCGATTAATTTGTATGAATATCTATCCGATACATTATTTACGTGTCAGGAACCAGATTTGAACTGGTGACACGAGGATTTTCAGTCCtctgctctaccaactgagctatcccgacCATTTCCCGTGCATCATCCTAGTAGAGTACTTGTGTCTATGTTAATTAAAGGGACTAAAAAGTAGTAAAAAATTTGACAAGTAAGTGTAAGGATAATGATATGGACTGTGAATGATTCAATAATAGAGATTCTTTGCCCATATATGTTCATTTGTACAGGTTCTATCCAAATTGGGATAAGATCCAAGGATTTTAGTTCGGATCCGTTTGTGAAAGAGTAGAGTGAATGAGAAAGATAGTGAATTTTGTTTGAACTGAACCActgatgaaaaaaaagaagaggataaatacTTAGGAAGTAAAATAGGCTTTTTATTGGGGATAGAGGGACTTGAACCCTCACGATTTAAAAAGTCGACGGATTTTCCTCTTACTATAAATTTCATTGTTGTCGGTATTGACATGTAGAATGGGACTCTCTCTTTATTCTCGTCCGATTAATCAGTTTTTCAAAAGATCTATCAAACTCTGGAATGAATGATTTCATAATTGAATATTCGATTCTTCCTTCAACTTCCATTGAAATGGATTCATAATAACTCTgaatttttcatattataattatatataattataatataatagattCGGGTCATGATTAATCGTTTGATATGGCAGTATGTATACATACGTATTAGGTATATAGGACCATCTTTTCTGTAATTTTTATAGACGGATTCCTGCTACCAACAAAACGTAGTCAACTCCATTCGTTAGAACAGCTTCCATTGAGTCTCTGCACCTATCCTTTTAAATTCTAGTtttataaacctttgttttctcaAAATAAGGATTTGGCTCAGGATTGCCCATTTTTAATTCCAGGGTTTCTCTGAATTTGGAAGTTACCACTTAGCAGGTTTCCATACTAAGGCTCAATCCAATCAAGTCCGTAGCGTCTACCGATTTCGCCATATCCCCTTTGATACCAAGACCTAGTTGGAATTCCaactatccttttcatttattttgtttgtttggacCCGTTGAATTCGTTAGATAATGATTTCTATATTGAAAAAGTGTATGCTGCTGTTTGATTTTTTTGGCTATCCCCCATCAGttcatttatattgaatgaacCTTGTTTCAATCAGAAATGATTCTATCATTGATGTATCCGCAATTCAATATGGATAGATATATCCAACATATATATGTTTCTCCCTCCCTTTCATTTTTACAGTGCGATTTGGAATAGTGGAACGGTCgatattcattcttctttttttttgtcctatCTCCTCCTTTTCCGAATCAAACCAGAGGAATGTCTCATTTTCATTTAGATTGTAtctttatccttatctttttttttatcttaggacCGATTCGCTATAGCTAtaattaacataatataaatatataaaatataaatatataaataaatacattatGTTGTATATTATAGTTAGATATAGTTAGAATAGTCAGAAGAATAGTCAGaattattattatagttagttatagtatatagtttagaagtatactatataactatatagaactatactatactatatagttatatagttatagtatagttatatagttatagTTCATAGTTAATATTAAACGAATAGCTAATAGATAAGATCAGCTAATAGCTAAAATCCGGTAGTTTCCTCAATTTCTATATACTATTTCTGTTATGTTATGTGAGCCCGCTTAGCTCAGAGGTTAGAGCATCGCATTTGTAATGCGATGGTCATCGGTTCGACTCCGATAGCCGGCTTTTTCTCTATCGATTTTTCCGTGATTGATAATCTCTCTCCTCCTTTTCCCATATGTTATGTCGTGGTAACTTGCAACCATGACCAAAAAATGTATTGGAACAATTAGATCTCTCTCTACCGAACAAATCATAAAACGGAGCTGCAACTtcctatatatacaaaaaatccgGATATTGATACAATTTATTTTATTCTACTTTGTAGTATTTCGGTAAATTTAGCTTTGCTTTGTTTATCCCTTAGTTCAGTCTTAATTTATAGTtcagttttcatttttttattctgaaaaaatgaaatttcaataaaatccataaaattaaaaaggagtctTTATGTCTCGTTACCGAGGACCTCGTTTCAAAAAAATACGCCGTCTGGGGGCTTTACCAGGACTAACTAGTAAAAGACCTAGATCCGGAAGTGATCTTAAAAACCAATTGCGTTCTGGGAAAAGATCGCAGTATCGTATTCGTCTAGAAGAAAAACAGAAATTGCGTTTTCATTATGGTCTGACAGAGCGACAATTACTTAGATATGTGCATATCGCTGGAAAAGCTAAAGGGTCAACAGGTCAGGTTTTACTACAATTACTTGAGATGCGTTTGGATAACATCCTTTTCCGATTGGGTATGGCTTCGACCATTCCTGGAGCCAGGCAATTAGTTAACCATAGACATATTTTAGTTAATGGTCGTATAGTGGATATACCAAGTTATCGTTGTAAACCCAGAGATATTATTACTACGAAGGATAAACAAAGATCGAAAGCTCTGATTCAAAATTATATTGCCTTATCCCCCCCCGAGGAATTGCCAAAACATTTGACTTTTGACTCATTCCAATATAAAGGAGTAGTAAATCAAATAATAGATAgtaaatggatcgatttgaaaataaatgagttgttAGTCGTAGAATATTATTCCCGTCAGACTTGAACCTAacgaaaataacaaagaaagtttcagagaattttgtctcttttcgccgaaataaaataaatagatctaagggcCTTGATCCGCATTTTTCTCATTCACGTATCACAAATGGATCAGCAGTAAGatttttttgctctttctttTTCCGATATTTGTATTTTACGTACCACAGTAATGTAATTAGGAATAGAGAATTTCTATCAAAAAAAGGTCAGGTCCTCTTGTTGGGATGATGGTatcaattgttatttgatttgatatattgtgttcagtaacgttggtgaattaagagaaacggaaagagagggattcgaaccctcggtaAACAAAAGCCTACATAGCAGTTCCAATGCTACGCCTTGAACCACTCGGCCATCTTTCCTACATAATCTTATTATTGACCAGAAACCGAGTGAATAGCGAGTCATTCATATTATTCCAGTAGGTACGACTGATGAATGGTTCCATAGGAATAATtcctttcaaataaaatttcctatttctcaacaacaacttctctcatcagctaccccatagatctagtacaaatttatgaatcgtcCCATGGATTTTTCTATTTCAATTGTATGGCATGGCGTATCCATGTTatgcaaacaaaaaacaaaatggatgcttaccttactctactctattttttttttaatgcttatttcattctttttcctctttggatTATAACCAAATCAAAACTTCTCGAGTTATCAGAATCCACAATAAAATAGGGACAATTTGAACAAAAGGTACACATCTTTTTTTAGAATTAGTCTGTTTTTATGTTATTTCGTACTGTACAATTCCTTTAGTTTGCGAGATCATTTACCCCTCGGGGTAATGAAAAGAATTATAGAATTAGAATGGATTGTTAATTATGCCTAGATCTCGGATAAATGCAAATTTTATTGATAAGACCTCTTCAATTGTAGCCAATATCTTATTACGAATAATTCCGACAACTTCCGGAGAAAAAAAGGCATTTACCTATTACAGAGATGGTGcgatttgattctttttcttgttttttttagtCTAGTTGTCCTCAGTATTACGAGAAAGAAAAGGGACGTTCGGGATAGAAAGAACCAAATTTTTGAAATAAACTCGCGCTTGGTGAAGGTGAAGTTTGGAGATAGAACAATTCCTTCTGTCGTGTATCCTCGATTGATGCAGCCTCAGATGCTTCAATTGTCGATTTTAGTATTGAGCGAAAGGTTACACCTATAGGTTCCGTATTGTGGGGCAATCCTACTCCACTAGTACCAATAGGCGGCATGGGGGAAGAAGCACTACACCTAGGAATCAACAACACAAAAACTTTGTTATAAATTACCCTTTTCCTTATCGGTATCGGGGCTAACAAGAATGGTTGGGACAACAAACATCCATCTCGTTCGTACTTTGGGTACCCgtataaccatcaaagatagtTGAAGTGACTAATTCCTGGAAATAGGGGGCGTTGAGGACAAAGAAATTGTTGGAGTTACCATTTCCATCTAGCACTAATACGATTGGTGTTAAGAAAAAAACTCTTGCGGGAAGGCTGGctagaaatttcttgtaaaaataccagctcctgtcagttcataatgagaatagtgaaattcataatgagaatagtgaaattTTAATTCCATGGATTATTTCCTTTAGTACTATGCACAGAAGGGAGGAGCCGTATGAAATGAAAATCTCACGTACGGTTCTGGAACGGAGATTCTTTGAATAGAATGAACGACCGTAACGGATGTTGGCTCAATCCGAAGGAAATTATGCGGAAGCTTTACAGAATTATTATGAAGCTACGCGACCAGAAATTGATCCCTATGATCGAAGTTATATACTCTATAACATAGGCCTTATACACACAAGCAACGGAGAGCATACAaaggctttggaatattatttccGGGCACTAGAGCGAAACCCATTCTTACCACAAGCTTTTAATAATATGGCCGTGATCTGTCATTACGTGCGACTATCTCCActatagaaagaaggaaaaaaagatccaatcgactagtaaagactagaaaaaataggctttctacatatgcatcgtctaaagcaacgatttttatcagctgtagcaaataaagagacttcacgagaaccaaaataggaagaaatagatacagcctatatactatactctatggataaaggattgaattgatagagaaagcaccgtaaagatcaattaacaaactattgggtcgatagagttaagaactgctttgcttacttatgccataatacgggataaaagttaggaatcaacttatgtaatagagtcgatccactaaagtattgagcagcggtgtagcatcagatcccaaagatagtaagttcttttttcttatcttatggaggaaagtctttttcaaagattctatatctatataaatttcatatatgaaaCCGAGATAGTTACCTTTCAGAAAATTCTAACACTATATAAACACTATCTATAGGATATAGGGGCGATCTATGCTTCATTCTTCTGAAGGTGGGAGAAAAGACAAAACTTGTTATTGATCAAAAAATTAGAGTTTTAAACTTATGTAATTAACTTCTTCTGGCTAACCCAACAAAAATGGGAAAAAGGGGATACATTTATGACAAATCTAATTCAGTTAGCATAGGGTAGATTAAGATGGGGCGCAAGTAAAAAGAATCGATTGCCGAGCCGTATGAGGTAGGAAACTCTCAAGTACGGTTCTAAGGGAAGGAACCACCTATTCCGACCGGGGAGAACAGGCCATTCTACAGGGTGATTCTGAAATTGCGGAGGCTTGGTTCGATCAAGCTGCTGAGTATTGGAAACAAGCTATAGCGCTTAGTCCAGGTAATtatattgaagcacataattggttgaagatcacgaggcgtttcgaataaaaccactctcttttttaattcattaaaattagttgttggatccatcaatcaaataaaatagatCGTTCCCATGAAAAGATCCAATCAAGAATTTTATTATATCCCTTCCTTCTAAAATCATTGTATGGTATCTCGTAGGGATAAATGATCCGAATACAGTATAGAATAAAACTAATAAAGCTAATAAAAGGTACCTTCGAATGACTAAATACAGATAAGATATAGGAATGGATCTTATTAATTCTAATGAATGGTCTTGTGATTTAATTTAGagtaaagtaataagatattccatggaagtagattcatataggtattggaagtagattcatataggtatttatacattcagatataagtacactagtttgcacaaaaaaatagttttttcgtCATGCTGGGAAAGGACTTTCCAAGAGAAAAGGGGTCCGTTGGGCACCTAATCGTTATGTCATAATAGATCCGAACACTTGCCTCGGATTGACTTCAATATCATAATTGCTctagtgaataactaaataaaatagatggatgggagataggaaagaaaggtactaatcataacataaataaaatagctatctttcagaggttcactaaaaactgttggcgggtctctttgtatgtgttgtccggaaagaggaggacttaatgattattcgttcgccggaaccagaagtgaaaattgttgtagatagggatcccataaaaacgtctttcgaggaatgggccagacccggccatttctcaagaacaatagctaagggccctgatactaccacttggatctggaacctacatgctgatgctcacgatttcgatagtcataccagtgatttggaggagatctctcgaaaagtatttagtgctcattttggtcaactctccattatctttctttggctgagtggcatgtacttccatggcgctcgtttttccaattatgaagcatggctaagtgatcctactcacattgcacccagtgcccaggtagtttggccaatagtaggtcaagaaatattgaatggtgatgtgggtggaggtttccgaggaatacaaataacctccgggttttttcagatttggcgagcatctggaataactagtgaattacaactctattgtaccgccattggcgcattggtctttgcatcgttaatgctttttgctggttggttccattatcacaaagccgcccccaaattggcttggttccaagatgtagaatctatgttaaatcaccacttagcggggttactaggacttgggtctctttcttgggcgggacaccaaatccatgtatctttaccgattaaccaatttctcgacgctggagttgatcctaaagagataccgcttcctcatgaatttatcttgaatcgggaccttttggctcaactttatcccagttttgccgagggagcaaccccctttttcaccttgaattggtcaaaatacgcggaatttcttacttttcgcggaggattggacccaataacaggtggtctatggctgaccgatattgcacaccatcatttagctattgcaattcttttcctgatcgctggtcatatgtatagaacCAACTGGGGCATTGGTCATAGCATTAAAGACATTTTAGAGGCTCATAAAGGTCCATTTACAGGCCAGGGCCATAAAGGACTCTATGAAATCCTAACAACGTCGTGGCATGCTCAATTATCTCTTAACCTGGCTATGTTAGGCTCTTTAACCATTATTGTAGCTCACCATATGTATTCCATGCCTCCCTATCCATACCTAGCTATTGACTATGGTACACAACTTTCGTTGTTCACACATCACATGTGGATCGGTGGGTTTCTCATAGTTGGTGCTGCTGCACATGCAGCAATTTTTATGGTAAGAGATTACGATCCAACTACTCGATACAACGATCTATTAGATCGTGTCCTTAGACACCGCGATGCAATCATATCACATCTTAACTGGGCATGTATATTTCTGGGTTTTCACAGTTTTGGCTTGTATATTCATAATGATACCATGAGCGCTTTAGGGCGTCCACAAGATATGTTTTCAGATACCGCTATACAATTACAACCCATCTTTGCTCAATGGGTACAAAACACCCATGCTTTAGCACCCGGCATAACAGCTCCTGGTGCAACAGCAAGTACCAGCTTAACTTGGGGAGGTGGTGAGTTGGTAGCAGTAGGCGGCAAAGTAGCTTTGTTACCTATTCCATTAGGAACCGCAGACTTCTTAGTCCATCATATTCATGCATTTACGATCCACGTGACTGTATTGATACTACTGAAAGGTGTTCTATTTGCTCGCAGTTCCCGTTTGATACCTGATAAAGCAAATCTTGGTTTTCGTTTTCCTTGTGATGGACCTGGAAGAGGGGGGACATGTCAAGTATCTGCCTGGGATCATGTCTTCTTAGGTCTATTCTGGATGTACAATGCGATTTCCGTAGTTATTTTCCATTTCAGTTGGAAAATGCAGTCGGATGTTTGGGGTACTATAAGTGATCAAGGGGTAGTAACTCATATTACAGGAGGAAACTTTGCGCAGAGTTCCATTACTATTAATGGGTGGCTTCGAGATTTCTTATGGGCACAGGCATCTCAGGTAATTCAGTCTTATGGTTCTTCATTATCTGCATATGGTCTCTTTTTCTTAGGTGCTCATTTTGTCTGGGCTTTCAGTTTAATGTTTCTATTCAGTGGCCGTGGTTATTGGCAAGAACTCATTGAATCCATCGTTTGGGCTCATAACAAATTAAAAGTTGCTCCTGCTACTCAGCCTAGAGCCTTGAGCATTGTACAAGGACGTGCTGTAGGAGTAACCCATTACCTTCTGGGTGGAATTGCCACAACATGGGCATTCTTCTTAGCAAGAATTATTGCAGTAGGATAATGGCTAGGAGGATTTGAAAGGCATTATGGCATTAAGATTTCCGAGGTTTAGCCAAGGCTTAGCTCAGGACCCCACTACTCGTCGTATTTGGTTTGGTATTGCTACCGCACATGACTTCGAGAGTCATGATGATATTACTGAGGAACGTCTTTATCAGAACATTTTTGCTTCTCACTTTGGGCAATTAGCAATAATCTTTCTGTGGACGTCCGGAAATCTCTTTCATGTAGCTTGGCAAGGAAATTTTGAGTCATGGATACAAGACCCTTTACATGTAAGACCTATTGCTCATGCAATTTGGGATCCTCATTTTGGTCAACCAGCTGTAGAAGCCTTTACTCGAGGAGGTGCTACCGGTCCAGTGAATATCGCTTATTCCGGCGTTTATCAGTGGTGGTATACAATCGGATTACGCACTAATGAAGATCTTTATACTGGAGctctttttctattatttctttctgctaTATCCTTAATAGCGGGTTGGTTACACTTACAACCAAAATGGAAACCAAGCGTTTCGTGGTTCAAAAATGCCGAATctcgtctaaatcatcatttgTCAGGACTTTTCGGAGTGAGTTCTTTGGCTTGGACAGGACATTTAGTTCATGTCGCTATTCCAGGATCCAGGGGACAGTACGTCAGATGGAATAATTTTTTAGATGTATTACCCTATCCTCAAGGGTTGGGACCACTTTTTACGGGTCAGTGGAATCTTTATGCCCAAAACCCTGATTCGAGTAGCCATTTATTTGGTACTTCCCAAGGAACAGGAACTGCCATTCTAACCCTTCTCGGTGGATTTCATCCACAAACGCAAAGTTtatggctgaccgatattgctcatcatcatttagctattgcatttattttcctgatcgctggtcatatgtatagaacTAACTTCGGGATTGGGCACAGTATCAAAGATCTTTTAGAAACACATATTCCTCCAGGGGGTCGATTAGGGCGTGGGCATAAGGGTCTTTATGACACAATCAATAATTCGCTTCATTTTCAATTAGGTCTTGCTCTAGCCTCTTTAGGGGTTATTACTTCCTTAGTAGCTCAACACATGTACTCTTTACCTGCTTATGCATTCATAGCACAAGACTTTACTACTCAAGCTGCGTTATATACTCatcaccaatacatcgcagggtttatCATGACAGGAGCCTTTGCTCATGGAGCTATATTCTTCATTAGAGATTACAATCCAGAACAGAATGAGGATAATGTATTGGCAAGAATGTTAGACCACAAAGAAGCTATCATATCTCATTTAAGTTGGGCCAGCCTGTTTCTTGGGTTCCATACCTTGGGCCTTTATGTTCATAACGATGTTATGCTCGCTTTTGGTACTCCGGaaaaacaaatcttgattgaacCTATATTTGCCCAATGGATACAATCCGCTCATGGTAAGACTTCATATGGGTTCGATGTACTCTTATCTTCAACGAATGGCCCAGCATTCAATGCAGGTCGAAGCATATGGTTACCGGGCTGGTTGAATGCTGTTAATGAGAATAGTAATTCACTCTTCTTAACAATAGGTCCTGGGGACTTCTTGGTTCATCATGCTATTGCTCTAGGTTTGCATACAACTACACTGATTTTAGTAAAAGGTGCTTTAGATGCACGTGGTTCCAAGTTAATGCCAGATAAAAAGGATTTCGGTTATAGTTTTCCTTGCGACGGCCCAGGACGCGGCGGTACTTGTGATATTTCTGCTTGGGACGCATTTTATTTGGCAGTTTTCTGGATGTTAAATACCATTGGGTGGGTTACTTTTTATTGGCATTGGAAACACATCACTTTATGGCAGGGTAACGTTTCACAATTTAATGAATCTTCCACTTATTTAATGGGATGGTTAAGAGATTATCTATGGTTAAACTCTTCACAACTTATCAATGGATATAATCCTTTTGGTATGAATAGTTTATCCGTATGGGCGTGGATGTTCTTATTTGGACATCTTGTTTGGGCTACTggatttatgtttttaatttcttGGCGCGGATATTGGCAGGAATTGATTGAAACTTTAGCATGGGCTCATGAACGCACACCTTTGGCTAATTTGATTCGATGGAGAGATAAGCCAGTGGCTCTTTCCATTGTGCAAGCAAGATTGGTTGGATTAGCCCACTTTTCCGTAGGCTATATATTCACTTATGCAGCTTTCTTGATTGCCTCTACATCAGGAAAATttggttaattttaatttagttatttattattttttttatgtactgTATCAGCAACAATCTCATTTGTTTCGATGGAGAGGGAGGATCTACCTTCTTATATTTTTACATCTAGGATCCGAACTGTATCATTGATAATAATAGGAACTGAACATTATATTATGGCAAGAAAAAGTTTGATTCAGAGGGAGAAGAAGCGGCAGAAATTGGAACAGAAATATCATTTGATTCGTcgatcctcaaaaaaaaaaataagcaaaGTTCCATCATTGAGTGAAAAATGGGAAATTCATGGAAAATTGCAATCCCCACCACGTAATAGTGCACCTATACGTCTCCATCGACGTTGTTTTTTGACTGGAAGACCTAGAGCTAACTATCGAGACTTTGGGCTATCCGGACACATACTTCGAGAAATGTTTCATGCATGTTTGTTACCGGGCGCAATAAGATCAAGTTGGTAAAGAGAAAAATATCCTTtcgtatttgtatgaatctctatgatcttttgtatgaatctctatgatctATTATCATAGAAGATAGAGGAGCCCTCTTTACCATTCTGTATAAATAGACTATTCTATTTGTACGGATATGGTAGAGGGGCGTATCCAATCTTTCTTCGTACATAAGTTCCCGGTTCTTCAGCGCGGAGTAGAGCAGTTTGGTAGCTCGCAAGGCTCATAACCTTGAGGTCACGGGTTCAAATCCTGTCTCCGCaacatttttttgtaaaaaaaaaaagatctttttaggtgtaattctaattaataactatttttttgggggggggtagttagcattagggggggtagttagcattagtagttcgaatttaattttggattttatctcttatcttatcataatacattacttcaccgtgggcggatagcgggaatcgaacccgcatcTTCTCCTTGGCAAAGAGAAATTTTACCATTCGACCATATCCGCATTTTCTGCGTTCCTGATACGCACGCATATGTCCACACATATAtgacatatatcatatatcatatatgcgTCTGGATCATATGTACAGGGCCAAATATTCAGATAcaagaatgaaatataattttttttggaactcagattgaatcttaatgtgtctcacaatccgaattattaaatttattagaagtagaaggtagaaggaatggagtttttggatcggggaaatacaaaataagttcaagagatgagagaattaaggatagctaccagaaagactaatccaatccataatgatgtaccggaaaatacaatatttttattacttgaccaaccatcagaagaagcaaatacaacggGTACACTAATCAGTAAGACTGATGAAGTCGCAATTAATGCAAAAACAGCTAATTGGAAAGCAATAGTCATGTTTGTAATCCTCCAAGCTACCAACAAATGAACTATACCATTTGATCCCTCGCTTAGTAAAAATtgtaataaaatgcatcatgtagGGATTTGACCATGAATCAATTGATTCTTTAGAACTTA encodes the following:
- the LOC135661971 gene encoding photosystem I P700 chlorophyll a apoprotein A1, producing MIIRSPEPEVKIVVDRDPIKTSFEEWARPGHFSRTIAKGPDTTTWIWNLHADAHDFDSHTSDLEEISRKVFSAHFGQLSIIFLWLSGMYFHGARFSNYEAWLSDPTHIAPSAQVVWPIVGQEILNGDVGGGFRGIQITSGFFQIWRASGITSELQLYCTAIGALVFASLMLFAGWFHYHKAAPKLAWFQDVESMLNHHLAGLLGLGSLSWAGHQIHVSLPINQFLDAGVDPKEIPLPHEFILNRDLLAQLYPSFAEGATPFFTLNWSKYAEFLTFRGGLDPITGGLWLTDIAHHHLAIAILFLIAGHMYRTNWGIGHSIKDILEAHKGPFTGQGHKGLYEILTTSWHAQLSLNLAMLGSLTIIVAHHMYSMPPYPYLAIDYGTQLSLFTHHMWIGGFLIVGAAAHAAIFMVRDYDPTTRYNDLLDRVLRHRDAIISHLNWACIFLGFHSFGLYIHNDTMSALGRPQDMFSDTAIQLQPIFAQWVQNTHALAPGITAPGATASTSLTWGGGELVAVGGKVALLPIPLGTADFLVHHIHAFTIHVTVLILLKGVLFARSSRLIPDKANLGFRFPCDGPGRGGTCQVSAWDHVFLGLFWMYNAISVVIFHFSWKMQSDVWGTISDQGVVTHITGGNFAQSSITINGWLRDFLWAQASQVIQSYGSSLSAYGLFFLGAHFVWAFSLMFLFSGRGYWQELIESIVWAHNKLKVAPATQPRALSIVQGRAVGVTHYLLGGIATTWAFFLARIIAVG